A stretch of Henckelia pumila isolate YLH828 chromosome 4, ASM3356847v2, whole genome shotgun sequence DNA encodes these proteins:
- the LOC140867554 gene encoding uncharacterized protein gives MDTSHHKLRNCSTWGEPFNMAMEDQALHLQDHQTLFDNHTQWSNYPAILQETSNDSPPSQFLAAPSFVGVEDQAGNFKLEADQESEEPDEELGAMKEMMFKIAAMQPVDIDPATIRKPKRRNVRISEDPQSVAARHRRERISEKIRILQRLVPGGTKMDTASMLDEAIRYVKFLKRQIRLLQGGGSHHQQPCVGLAAAATPTDADWVALGGTSSYLFGGNNNTSDHGGGHEEHHPMCYNPKFIGQ, from the coding sequence ATGGATACAAGCCATCATAAATTGAGAAACTGTAGCACTTGGGGGGAGCCATTCAACATGGCAATGGAAGATCAAGCACTTCATCTTCAAGATCATCAAACCCTCTTTGATAATCACACACAATGGTCGAATTATCCTGCGATTCTCCAAGAAACATCGAATGATTCGCCACCAAGCCAGTTTCTAGCTGCTCCGAGTTTCGTCGGGGTCGAAGATCAGGCTGGGAATTTCAAGCTAGAGGCAGATCAAGAATCTGAAGAGCCAGATGAAGAGCTGGGAGCCATGAAAGAAATGATGTTCAAGATAGCAGCAATGCAGCCGGTGGACATCGACCCGGCCACGATCCGTAAACCTAAAAGGCGCAACGTCCGGATCAGTGAAGACCCGCAAAGCGTCGCCGCTCGCCACCGCCGTGAGAGGATCAGCGAGAAGATCCGAATCTTGCAGAGGCTTGTGCCAGGTGGGACCAAAATGGACACTGCCTCGATGCTGGATGAAGCCATTCGATATGTCAAGTTCTTGAAAAGACAAATCAGGCTCCTCCAAGGTGGTGGAAGCCACCATCAGCAACCGTGCGTCGGTCTCGCCGCCGCCGCCACTCCGACGGACGCGGACTGGGTGGCGCTAGGTGGAACATCCTCGTACTTGTTTGGAGGTAACAATAATACTAGTGATCATGGGGGAGGTCATGAGGAGCATCATCCCATGTGTTACAACCCTAAGTTTATTGgccaataa